GGTGAATTGGGAGCAGCAGCGCCGGCAAACCGGCCTAAGAACGTTTAGAGATTTCAACTACATTCAGTGGCGCTATGGCCAACATCCTCATCTGACTTATGGATTTTATGCATTCGAGCATGGCGATCGGCTGGCCGGATTCGCCATCCTGCGGCCCAATTGGCGGTATGGCTGGCAAGAGATCGTATTAACCGAGTTGTTTTTGCAGCAGGCGGATATAAAGTTGGGGAGAAGCTTTCTCAAACACCTGATCAAACAACTGCGCGGCGATTATCTGGTGACGCACTTTTCCGCGCCCACCTTTGAAAAAGCCTTGTTGCGGCGAGCCGGTTTTTTGAAAGTCCCGAAGCAAGGCATGACCTTCACTGTCAATCCTTTAAGCGTGCGTTCGCAAAGTGCGCTCGCCGCGGCGGCGTGGGATTTGACCCTGGGCGATTTGGAAATTTTCTGATGGAACGCCATCTCTCCTCGCTCAATCTCCTGAGCCTGATTTTCTTCATCATGGCCTTTGCCTGGCTGGTTCCACCCGCAGAGTGGATTCCCGCGCTGGCCTATATGGCATTTCTGATCCTGATTGGAAAGTTTTTATACGAGCAGGTGCTCAAGCCGCATGATTCAACGTTTTCGCCTGCGCTTTTTTTTCTCGCCTTCGTGGTCAAAATGCTCGGCGGCGTTTCCCGCTACTGGATGGTTTTGGATCTTTATGGCCGCGGCGATGCCTTGCGCTATCATTGGGAGGGCCAGGAATTTGCAATATCCTTTGCCAAATTTGATTTTTCAATATTTGGCGCTATACAAACCGGCACAGCCTCCATGAGCGCAGTTACCGGCCTGCTTTATACATTTTTGCCGGTAAGCTTGTTCGGCAGCTTTCTTTTTTTTGCAGCTCTGGCGTTTGCCGGCAGCATACTTTGTTACTGCGGTTTTCGCGTGGCTTTTCCGCAGACAAATCCGAGCTTATACAGAGTCCTGATGTTCTTTCTTCCCTCGGTTTTCTTTTGGCCCTCCAGCTTGGGCAAAGACGCCTGGATTTTCTTTGGCAGCGGCTTTGTCGCTTATGGTTTGGTCAAATTTACGCGGCTGAACCAGATTTCCGGCATGGTGACAATGGGAATCGGCTTGGGGCTGATCGGCTTAATCCGGCCGCATATCTCGGCTTTCATGATGTTGAGCCTGGCCGTGGCGTATTTGCCGTTCTTGTTTCGCAGCGCCAGAAACCCGCAGCATTTGCTTTCGTGGCTCGTGGGTGGAAGCATAGCCGTGGTCATGGGCATCTATGTCCTGCAATCCGGTTCAGACTTTTTGCAGGCGCGCGGCCTTGAAGAGATCAGTGAGGCGGGTATAGAACAGTATTACTACCAGCGCCAGCTTTCGACCTATGGCGGAGGTTCACGTTTTGCGCCAGGCGTTGTTCTTGGCTTGGCCGGCATCGTTGGCGCGCCGGTGATCGTGTTGTTGCGGCCTTTCCCCTGGGAGGCGCACAATCCACAGGCGATGATAACCGCTTTGGAATCGATGTTCTGGCTGGGCATTTTTTTCTATCGCGGCAAGGTCTTTCTCCAGCGCATGCGTACGATTGCCGTGGATCCATTGGTGGCCTTCTCTTTTGTCTACAGCTTCATCATGATTGTGTCGCTGACGACGATCGGCAATTATGGGCTATTGGCGCGCCAGCGGGTGTCGTTGCTGCCGTTTATGTGGATGCTGTTTGGATGAATCTTCTCGCCCGCAAACTTTTGAAAGTTCCGTTGCTGATGAGCGAAGTGATCAAGCCTAAACCTCCGGCGGGCTGCGCCTTTCTCATCTATCACAGCGTTGCTGGCAATTTGAATTTTGAGCTGGATTTGCCGGTCGCGTTGTTCCGCCGGCAACTGGAATTTTTGGCGCGCCATAACTGCGTCATTTCCTACGACGAAGCTCTGCGAGTCCTGCGAGCAAAGCGTCAAGCCGGGGCTGATGCAGTGGTTTTGACCTTTGATGACGGTTTTGTCAATTTTTACACGCACGTTCTTCCAATTCTTCGCGAGTTTAATTTGCCGGCAACATTGTTTGTCACAACCGGCTTTGTCGAGACTGGCATTCCCTACCCGCTTCTGCATCATGCTTCCGGAGCCGAGGTCAAACCCGTCACTTGGGATATGTTGGGAGAAATGGCCAGCTCGGGTCTGGTGACCATCGGCGCGCACACACACACGCATGTTTATTTGGATAACGAACCCGAAGACAAAGTGATCGAGGAATTGGCGATTCCCCAAGAATTGTTTCGCCAACGGCTGGGGCTTGAAGTGCACCACTTTGCTTATCCAAAAGCATTGTGGAATGCGGCAGTAGAAAAGCTGGTGGCAAAATATTATGCTTCGGCGGTGATTGGCGGCGGCTACAAAGCCACGCCAGATGGTTTCAATCCCTATCGCATCCCCCGCGTGCCGATTCGCTGCAGCGATGGCTGGTTTTTCTTTCTGGCCAAAAAGCGTGGATGGCTTGCGGGGGAGGAAGCGCTGTATGTGAAGGTGAGGCAAAAAGCAAATGGCAAACTGCAAAAGGCAAGCGTGAAAACGTTAATGGGGAAATAATGTTTCTCAACAACCCACCGATTACTGCGCCACATACCAACTCGATGCAACATTCCCTCACCGCGCTGGCGCGATTATATGAGCGTCACGGCACGCTGGACGCGCTGCTGCAAGCTGCGGCGCAAATCACGGCAGAGGCATTGACGGTGGCGTATTGCGGTATCGCGTGGGTGGAGGATGACCGGACAAAGTTCCGGATGCGCGCCGACTTCGGTGCAAACGGCGTTAACGGGCATGCGGAAGACGCCGTTCGTCTCGTGGCCGCAATGATACATGAGAACAGCCATGTGATGCCGGCAAATCATGGCACCGGCAACGAGCTGGCATATGTTAGCCATAACGATAATATGCTGGCCGTGCCGCTTCATGTGAAGGAAAAATTAGTTGGCTATCTCGTGATCGCCGATGAGAACAAATGCGCTGCCGATGAATCACTACTCGCGACGCTCAGTAAACACACCGGTTTCGCCATTGAAATGCACAACATGCGGCAAATGCTGGCTTCTTCATATCTTGTCAAGACGCTGGGATTGGGCAAGAAAAAAGGCGTTTCCGGGCAAAACGGATTCAACTCGCATATGTTGACTGCTGTTGCAGAGCCTGAGAAGGTGGCGACCATCATTGCCCGCACATTTTATAAAGATCTGCGCAAAGCCGGGTTTGAGTCCGGGCAGATTTTGACCGTGGCGACTGAGCTGATTGGCAGCTTGACTGAGGCGCTACATAAGACAAACGTTAAAACGAAATCACAAGCAACGAAACCCAAAATCCAAATGAATCCTGAATCTCAAAATCCAAATCCCAAAACAGAAGATGCGTGCGAGAGCTTTGGTGTTGGCTCTTGAGGGTAATTTAAGGTTTCCACATCTCAAACCGCTAATAAACGCGAATTAGAAATATATTGGCGTACATTCGCGTTCATTAGCGGTTTCTGGAAATGGGTATATTATTTAAACGGTGTTCCTAACATTAGCAGTTGCGATTTAAATTCATCCCGACACCCCTTTGTCTCTTCCTAAAGTCGCACACATCACCACCATCGATCTTTCGTTGCGCCATCTTTTGCTCAATCAGATGCGCAGCATTCAGCAGGAGGGATACGAGGTATTTGGCATTTCGGCATACGGCGCGAATGTGCCGGCGCTCGAAGCCGCCGGTATTCGGCATATCGCCGTTATTATCACGCGCAACGTTACGCCGCTGCAAGATCTAAAAACGCTGTGGCAGCTTTATCGCATCATCAAGCGCGAACGTTTTACTATCGTTCATACCCACACACCAAAGCCCGGCCTGCTCGGTCAATTGGCGGCGCGTATGGCCGGCGTTCCAATTGTAGTCAACACCATTCACGGGTTTTATTTCCACGATCATATGCCGGCAAAGCGACGGCGATTTTATATTCTGCTCGAAAAAATTGCAGCGCGCTGTTCTGATCTTATCTTGTCGCAAAACCGCGAGGACATGCACACGGCGCTACGGGAAGGCATCTGCGCCGCCGCAGCCATCAAGCATCTTGGGAACGGCATCGATGTGACGCGGTTCGACCGCAGCCGCTTCAGCGCGAAACATCTTGAGCACAAACGCCGTGAACTGGGTTTGCCTAGCGATGCTAAAGTCGTGGGATTTGTCGGGCGGTTGGTAGCCGAGAAAGGCATTCTTGAATTCCTGCAAGCCGCCCGCCGTGTTCATGAGCAGATTCCTGCGACGCGCTTTCTCTTTATTGGGATGATAGATCATGAAAAATCCGATGCGGTGCAGCCGGAAATTTTTCGCGACTACGGATTGGCCGACGCCTGTATTTTCGCCGGCTGGCGGCAGGACATGCCGGAGATGTATGCGTTGATGGATGTCTTCGTGTTGCCGTCACATCGCGAAGGCTTTCCGCGCGCGCCGATGGAGGCCTCGGCGATGGAGGTGCCGTGCATCGTGACGGACATTCGCGGCTGCCGGGAAGCAGTTGAGCATGATCGCAATGGCTTGATGGTTCCCTTGCGTGATGTTCAGGCGTTAGTAGATGCCATGATGGCTTTGCTCACCAAACCAGAACTCGCGCGACGTATGGCCAGAGAGGGCCGGCGCATGGCCCTGGAGCGCTTTGATGAGCGCATGGTTTTTGAGAAAGTCAAAAGCGAATATCGACGTTTGCTGAGAGCGAAGGGATTCACGGTGAATGATGCGCCCTCGGGCGCCAATGCAGACATGCAGGAATCCCTTGCGTTACCGCGTCTTCGGCAAACGATTGTTTGATCTAACGCTCACTCTGCCGGCGCTGCTCTTGGCTTTACCTCTTATGTCAGTGCTTGCAATTTTGGTGCGCTTGAAGCTCGGCGCGCCCATTCTTTTCCGGCAGCAACGTCCCGGTCGAAACGGCGCGCCGTTTACGTTATTGAAATTCCGCACCATGTTGCCGGAGCAGGATACGCAAGGAAATCTTTTGTCCGAAGCTGAACGTTTGACGCCATTCGGTCGTTTTTTGCGCGCGGCCAGCCTGGATGAATTGCCGGAGTTGATCAACGTGTTGCGCGGCGAAATGAGCTTGGTTGGTCCGCGTCCTTTGCTGATGAAATACCTCAGCCGCTATACGCCGCAACAGCGGCGCCGGCATGAGGCACTCCCGGGCATCACCGGTTGGGCTCAGGTTAATGGCCGCAATGGGATAACCTGGGAGCAGAAGTTTGCCCTTGATGTTTGGTATGTCGATCATTGCTCGTTGTGGTTGGATTTAAAAATACTGGCCAAGACATTGTTGACCACCATAAAGCGCGAAGGCATCGCGCATCCAACGCACACCACCATGCCGGAATTTCAAGGCGTCTTGGATAGGCGCCCCGCGACGATGCAACCCGAAGTTCGTTACGAACAAGACAATCTTCAAATGAACTGACGTGATAAGCGGCACTGATCATTTTCGGGCTTCCGCAATTGCATCCTTTGCCTGTAATGATTGCATATTTTTAGAGGGAACATTTCTTTTTCTCGCCTCATTCGGCTGTTACTCGATTCGTACTTCTCAAAACAGCGTTAACTATTCTCTGCAAGATCGCGCGTTAGCCATTCCTGACACTGCGGCTATCCGCACATTTGTTTGGGGACTACTCGCATGAAAACTCAAATCACCATGTCGGCGCCGGACATTACTTCTCAGGAGATCTCCGCGGTTGTCGAAGTCTTGGAATCCTCGAGTCTGAGCATTGGCCCTCGCTTGGAACGCTTTGAAGCCGAATTTGCGCGCTATCATGGTTTGACCAAAGCCGCCGGCGTCAGCAGCGGCACTGCCGGTCTGCAACTTTGCATGATTGCCAGCGGGGTGGGGGAGGGCGATTTTGTGCTGACCACGCCGTTTTCGTTCATCGCTTCCAGTAACTGCATTCTCTATCAACGCGCCATTCCCGTCTTTGTTGATATCGATCCTGAAACCGGCAACATGAATCCTGCGCTTGCCGTTGAGGCGATAGAAGCCTTTGCCGCAGGAAATCATGAACGGCAAGCTTGGTTGCCGCGGGCATTGTGCAGTACGGCGAATGGCAAAACGGTGGGCAGCGGCGCTTTAAAGGCTGTGGTTATGGTGCATGCCTTTGGCCAGCCCTGTGAAATGACGCCGGTGCTGGCGGCAGCTCATCGTTTCGGCATGCATGTGATCGAAGATGCGTGCGAAGCGATTGGCGCAGAGTATCGCGGACAGAAAGCCGGCACCTTCGGCGACGCAGCCGTGTTTGCTTTTTATCCCAACAAGCAAATGACCACGGGCGAAGGCGGCATGATTGTGTATCGCCGCGAGGAATGGGATCCGCTCTTTCGTTCCTTGCGCAATCAAGGCCGGGACATTTTCGATGCCTGGCTTAACCACAGCCGCCTGGGCTATAACTACCGTTTGGATGAAATGAGCGCGGCGCTGGGGCTGGTGCAGTTGCAACGCCTCGAAGAGCTGCTGGCCAAGCGCGCGCGTGTGGCTGCCTGGTACGGCGAGCATCTGAAAGGGATGCCGCTGCTCAAGCCTCTTGCCTTCTCGCCCACCACGACGCGCATGAGTTGGTTTGTGTACATCATTCGCCTGTCGCCCGAGATCGATCGCGACCGCTTGATGGCGCGGCTTGACGAACAAGGCATTCCCACCCGCCCTTATTTCGCGCCGATTCACTTGCAAGCATTTTATCGCGAAAAATTCCATTATCGACCGGGCGACTTTCCTCAGGCGGAAACGGCGGGCAGAACGTTTCTGGCCCTGCCATTTCACGGCAAAATGAGTGAGGAGCAAGTGGCAACTGTGTGTGACGCATTAAAGAAAGAACTGCCCCATGCCGCTTCGCGCAAACGAACTCCGGTTTATCTCGATCATGCTCATGCGCAAGCAGCATCTTTATCGACTTGATCTGTTGAGTTGGCTTATGATGAAAATGTCACGTTTTGTTTTTGCCGTCATTTTGATGTTAAGCGCCCATCGCATGGGCTATGCTCAAGTTGGCCTGGGAGGATTCAACGCCATTATGACGGCGCCGACTGCGCAGGTGATGCCGGACGGTTATGCCGCGCTTGGCTTTGGCTTCATCCCCAGTCCTTACACGCTTTATGAAGGCCCGGAACGCGACAATCTGGCTTATTTTGCCAGTATTGGATTTTTGCCTTTTTTAGAAATCGGGATTCGAGCAACGTTGTCGCTGGATACGGATCATCCCAGCATCGGCGATCGCATGCTGAGCGTGCGTGCGCAGCTTCTTAAAGAAAGCAGCCACTTTCCGGCAATCGGGGCCGGTTTGCATGACATCGCCGGTTTGTTGGATCGGGCCGAAGGCACGAACAACTATTTCACGGCGCTTTACCTCGTTGCCACCAAAACCAGGCGTTTGTCTGAACATTTTTCATTGGAGGCGACATTGGGATATGGCGTGGATTGGATTCCAGCGCCCTCGCATGAATTTGATGATTTATTCGGCGGCGCCAGCCTCGGTTTCCGTGATATGCTATTTCTCAAAGGCGAATATGATGCACGACGTTTCAATGCTGGTCTGAGCGTGAAGTTGCGCGAGTCGATAACTGTAAACCTCGTGTTGATCGATGGCAACAAAGTGGCTTATGGCGCCAATATCAGGACACGACTGTGAAACCCCGCATGAATACAGCACGAAACACCATCATGAGCAAATTTCTTTACCAAATCGGTTGTTTGATGGCTTGCTTTGTCTTTGCTGTACCAGTTTTTTCTGATGATGAGAATGAAATAACCGGCCGGCTGACCCAACAGCTCGTCGAAGATGGCTTTGAGAACGTTGTGGTTCTGCAAGCAGGCAAAGAGTTGATCGTCACTTATGAAAACCGCAGATATCGTGATGAGCTGGCGGCGGCGAGAGAAGTGATCGCGGGCATTCAAGCGGTAGCCAGAGAAGTGCTGGAAGTGATCTTGATTCCACAAAATCGCATGATTCCTTTGATCGCGATTCGCGCTGCCGTGAACCAGCAGCGATTGCCGGCGAACGGTGAGCTTTCGGAGGCTCGGTTGGAAGTAAATCTCAATTTTGAATCCTACTGGAGTAGAATCAAAACGCTGCCGCGCGCGAATGCTTCGACCGGCAAGCTTGATCTCGTGTTGCATCCGCAATTCAACGTGGCGTTTGCCAGTTATAACAATCCCGTTGCGACCCAATTCAATGTTGCTCCCGCGTTGCAGACGAGTCTGTGGCCGGGAATGGCATTCTTCGCACAGCTTATCATCCCACTGCAAAACGAGCTTGAGCGCGAAGGCGATTACATCCGCCCCGGCCTGGTGACAATCAATCAGGTTTTGCGATTGCCGCGAGAGGTTTTTGTGTCCGGTAGCCTGGGATATTTTACGCAGGAACGATATGGCCTCGACCTCGATGTCCAAAAATATTTCTTCAACGGCAGAGCCGCAATCGGCGCAAATTTTGGCTATACCGGCCACGCTTCCTATTTCAAGGGCGTCTGGTCTTATTCCGGGATAAATCATCAAACCATGTTTCTAAATTCTGAAATGCGGATTCCGCGTTGGGATTTGGCTCTGCGCGCGTCGTATGGCAAATTTTTATATCAAGACACCGGTTGGCGCGTGGATTTGATGCGCCAGTTCCGCGAGGTGGATTTCGGATTTTTTCTGTTACGCTCTGCAGCCGAAACGAATACGGGATTTTATTTTTCCGTGCCGATTTTCCCCCGCAAACATCTTGCGCCGCGCAGGGTCAGAATACGAACTGCCGATTATTTTGCCTGGGAATACTTTTATAAGGGTTTTCCGGAAAGCGGAACGCGCTATCAAACCGGCAATAGCCTCAATGATTTCATGAAAAGGTTGCACCCCGATTACGTGAACAATCAAATCCGCCACAGCAATCGTTGGGGATTACTTCATTAAACGCTGCAGGCATAATTTGAATAGCCGTTTCTTTGCAAATGAAAAGGAGGTGAGTAACAAGCCTGACAACATCTTTCGCGCTGCGCCGTTCCTGTGAGCGCGACCACCTTTTGCAGGTTGGCAATCGACATCGGTAGTCCCGGTTTGTTCAGCCACGTCTAAACCACGGCGGAACATTACCGAACCTGACCGTCAAAACTCATCAACAATACCTCCCACGATGAAATAAAACTACTAGGCGATCATCATTTATCCACAGAAAAGGCCTGACCTATGAAAATGCAAAAACTCCTCCGATTTTTTGCGCCTATCGTGATTATGGTAGGTGCAGCCGTGACCTGGTGGGCGTGCGAATTTGAACGAACGATCGACCATGCCGGCCCCTCCGATCCCCTCAATGTAAAGCTGACCCAACTCCTGGACGAATTGGCAAGCAGCAAATCCCAGAAGGAAGCCGAACAAGCCATCACGCGCTTGCTGGAAAAGACCGGCGTCGGTTTACCGGTGAAGCGCAGTAAATATACCGAAAATCTATTGCACGATGATTATGTCTCGGAGTTGGCCCAGGAGCATTTGCGCCATCTGCGCGGCGAGGAAACTACGAATTGGGGCGAAGCCTTCAAGTTCGAGACCCTGGCGTCTGATCATGAATGGGATGCAGCCATCGGATTCGAAAGCGTGACAGCCCGGCTTCAACAGCAGGCCAGCGCCGCTTTGGCGGACCCGGAAAGTCCCAACCATGCGTTGTTATTGGCCATGGTTCTTCCGGATAACGTTATTCCTGAAGCTATTGCAGCGCCCGCGCCCACCGCTTTGATATCGCCGGTGCAAGAATTCCTGTTCGAAGTTTGGATGGAACACGAATACACGCCTGCCAGCGTTTTGCAAAAGGACGACCGGACGTTCGAATTTACCGTCAAAATCGTTCACTGTGACGGGGGTAAAACCAAGATTACCCATGAAGAGCTGAGAACCAATTACGACCATCGTAAAACGAAAGACTGCCTGCAAAAGGTTAGGAGCCGGTACAAAGCGGACCGGAAAAAATGTTTCAAGGATTACGAGAAATGCCTGAAGAAGAAAAAACTCGATGATGACGATTTCAATTTGGAGTGCTGCCTGGCTTTGCAGCAATGCCTGGCTGCGGCGCTGGAAAAAGCCAAAGAAGATATCGATGATTGTCTCGCAGGCCATGATCAAGGAAAAGGCGGCGATCACAAAGGGAAGAAATAATGTTGTGGCCCCGCAAATGAGATCGTCCGTCATCTACAACTTGTCACTCTTGCTGGTTGTTAAGAGTGCTGTTTTGCCGTGCGATGGACAAAGACGGGGCGGTATGCCCTGGCACGCGAGGTGTGTTAAGCGTTTGCGTTTGGCGTTTTGGTTCAATCGTTTCAGAGTCTTGCTTCTGGCTTTATCTTGGGATTCACCAACATGAACGAAATGATGACCGGTTTGTTTGTCAAAATGAGAGACAAGCAAGCCAGCCGGGTTTCACTTGAGGAGTTGACGGTCCTAGTACGCCAAGGCAGCTTTGGCAAGGACGATCAGGTTTGGAATGAAGATTTAAGCGACTGGGTGCGCGCCGAAGATACGCCGGAGTTAAGAGATTTTTTTTATCGGAAGGAGGGCCGCGGTGAACTTCCGAAAGCAAAAATCTACGCCATTGCCAGCGGCAAGGGAGGCGTCGGTAAAACCGTTCTGACGTCTTCGCTTGGCATTGCCCTGGCGTCGATGGGCGAAAAGGTTATGCTGGTCGACGCTGACTTTGGCGGGGCAAACCTGCACACCTGTCTGGGCATGCTCGAACCGCGCTTTACCCTCTTCGACTATTTCACGCTGCAAAAAGAGTCATTAAGCGATATTGCTTTGCCCACGCCCGTGCCGAATCTTCATCTGATCAGCGGCGCTTGCGGTTCGCTCGGCATGGCCAATCCGACGCATCTCCAGAAGCAACTTTTCATTCAAGATTTGAAAAAATTGCATGCGGACAAAGTTTTGCTCGACCTGGGCGCCGGCTCCTCGCTTGATATTGTCGATCTGTTTTTATTGGCGGATGAAAAAATTTTGGTGGCGGCGCCGCATCCCACCTCGCTGTACGAAGCGTTCGGGTTTCTCAAAGTCTGCTTGCTGCGCGAGTTGAATGCTGCGCTCAAGAGCTTTCCGGCGGCGATGGAGCTTTTTATCAAGGAAAAAATCAACCGGCCGGAGAAGATGCAATGCACCATGGCAGAATTGGTGGGCAAGATGTCAAGGCTTGACCGCCACGCCGCCCATGAGTTTGAAAAAATTCTGCACGCGTTTCGCCCCAGGATGATTTTGAACATGGTGCAGAAAAAAGATGATGTCAAAGAGGGAATGGCATTGCAGGTTGCTGCCGCGGAGTTGCTGTCGATTGAGCTGGATTACCTGGGGTATGTCTCCTTTGATCCGATCGTCACGCAAGCCGTGAAAGAAACGAAGCCGGTTCTGCTGTTTGCGCCGGAATCCAGGGCGGCGCAGGATCTTGCCGCGTTGGTTCGCGTCAAGCTGCAGGGGCGAAAGGGGATCAAAGAATTTTTTGAAAAGAAGAAATGGCAAAAGCAAATCCGGCATTATTCCAAAGAATATCCCCGGCTGGAGGTGTTGCAGGATGTTCCGATATGCTCGGTAAATTGCTTCTATTGGGACAACTGTGAATATCAAGAAGGCGGCCATCCCTGTCGGGTTCGCCATTTATCGCCGATTTAGCAAAACTCTGCTTTTTCAGTCCGAACAACTTGCGTAAGTTTCCTTCCTTATTCTCAACACGTCGGGGGGTAAGAATTATTTTGACGAGTACGTGGATTGACAAAATTCCTTCATCCTACCGTCACCTCCTGATCATTCTGATTGAT
The Cytophagia bacterium CHB2 DNA segment above includes these coding regions:
- a CDS encoding polysaccharide deacetylase family protein, with amino-acid sequence MNLLARKLLKVPLLMSEVIKPKPPAGCAFLIYHSVAGNLNFELDLPVALFRRQLEFLARHNCVISYDEALRVLRAKRQAGADAVVLTFDDGFVNFYTHVLPILREFNLPATLFVTTGFVETGIPYPLLHHASGAEVKPVTWDMLGEMASSGLVTIGAHTHTHVYLDNEPEDKVIEELAIPQELFRQRLGLEVHHFAYPKALWNAAVEKLVAKYYASAVIGGGYKATPDGFNPYRIPRVPIRCSDGWFFFLAKKRGWLAGEEALYVKVRQKANGKLQKASVKTLMGK
- a CDS encoding glycosyltransferase family 4 protein, with protein sequence MSLPKVAHITTIDLSLRHLLLNQMRSIQQEGYEVFGISAYGANVPALEAAGIRHIAVIITRNVTPLQDLKTLWQLYRIIKRERFTIVHTHTPKPGLLGQLAARMAGVPIVVNTIHGFYFHDHMPAKRRRFYILLEKIAARCSDLILSQNREDMHTALREGICAAAAIKHLGNGIDVTRFDRSRFSAKHLEHKRRELGLPSDAKVVGFVGRLVAEKGILEFLQAARRVHEQIPATRFLFIGMIDHEKSDAVQPEIFRDYGLADACIFAGWRQDMPEMYALMDVFVLPSHREGFPRAPMEASAMEVPCIVTDIRGCREAVEHDRNGLMVPLRDVQALVDAMMALLTKPELARRMAREGRRMALERFDERMVFEKVKSEYRRLLRAKGFTVNDAPSGANADMQESLALPRLRQTIV
- a CDS encoding sugar transferase, which produces MQTCRNPLRYRVFGKRLFDLTLTLPALLLALPLMSVLAILVRLKLGAPILFRQQRPGRNGAPFTLLKFRTMLPEQDTQGNLLSEAERLTPFGRFLRAASLDELPELINVLRGEMSLVGPRPLLMKYLSRYTPQQRRRHEALPGITGWAQVNGRNGITWEQKFALDVWYVDHCSLWLDLKILAKTLLTTIKREGIAHPTHTTMPEFQGVLDRRPATMQPEVRYEQDNLQMN
- a CDS encoding DegT/DnrJ/EryC1/StrS family aminotransferase, which gives rise to MKTQITMSAPDITSQEISAVVEVLESSSLSIGPRLERFEAEFARYHGLTKAAGVSSGTAGLQLCMIASGVGEGDFVLTTPFSFIASSNCILYQRAIPVFVDIDPETGNMNPALAVEAIEAFAAGNHERQAWLPRALCSTANGKTVGSGALKAVVMVHAFGQPCEMTPVLAAAHRFGMHVIEDACEAIGAEYRGQKAGTFGDAAVFAFYPNKQMTTGEGGMIVYRREEWDPLFRSLRNQGRDIFDAWLNHSRLGYNYRLDEMSAALGLVQLQRLEELLAKRARVAAWYGEHLKGMPLLKPLAFSPTTTRMSWFVYIIRLSPEIDRDRLMARLDEQGIPTRPYFAPIHLQAFYREKFHYRPGDFPQAETAGRTFLALPFHGKMSEEQVATVCDALKKELPHAASRKRTPVYLDHAHAQAASLST
- a CDS encoding YjbH domain-containing protein, giving the protein MPLRANELRFISIMLMRKQHLYRLDLLSWLMMKMSRFVFAVILMLSAHRMGYAQVGLGGFNAIMTAPTAQVMPDGYAALGFGFIPSPYTLYEGPERDNLAYFASIGFLPFLEIGIRATLSLDTDHPSIGDRMLSVRAQLLKESSHFPAIGAGLHDIAGLLDRAEGTNNYFTALYLVATKTRRLSEHFSLEATLGYGVDWIPAPSHEFDDLFGGASLGFRDMLFLKGEYDARRFNAGLSVKLRESITVNLVLIDGNKVAYGANIRTRL
- a CDS encoding YjbH domain-containing protein, whose protein sequence is MNTARNTIMSKFLYQIGCLMACFVFAVPVFSDDENEITGRLTQQLVEDGFENVVVLQAGKELIVTYENRRYRDELAAAREVIAGIQAVAREVLEVILIPQNRMIPLIAIRAAVNQQRLPANGELSEARLEVNLNFESYWSRIKTLPRANASTGKLDLVLHPQFNVAFASYNNPVATQFNVAPALQTSLWPGMAFFAQLIIPLQNELEREGDYIRPGLVTINQVLRLPREVFVSGSLGYFTQERYGLDLDVQKYFFNGRAAIGANFGYTGHASYFKGVWSYSGINHQTMFLNSEMRIPRWDLALRASYGKFLYQDTGWRVDLMRQFREVDFGFFLLRSAAETNTGFYFSVPIFPRKHLAPRRVRIRTADYFAWEYFYKGFPESGTRYQTGNSLNDFMKRLHPDYVNNQIRHSNRWGLLH